In Chitinivibrionia bacterium, the following are encoded in one genomic region:
- a CDS encoding pyridoxal phosphate-dependent aminotransferase, protein MMIIPRSDRMAGVSYAIRGPVLDRAYELESQGHKVLKLNIGNPGVFGFNADKTLLNAMKDNLLGLEGGQSYSHSKGVEEVRATIAEYHIKRGAKNLTSNDVYIGNGASELITACMQALLNSGDEVLLPAPDYPLWTAAVNLQRAKAVHYICNEEDDWNPDVSDIEARITSKTRAIVIINPNNPTGANYSEKVLREIVGIARKYELLIFSDEIYDRILYDGEIHHSIAEFAGDHPCFIFNGISKTHLACGFRGGWLAVCGDKSELGDYLDGLTTLLSMRLCSNVPAQFACKAALEADYQMDNFIVPGGRLYEQNTVATKLLNEIDGISCVKAKGALYLFPKIDTKKFNITSDKQFVMDFLTEKKVLLVNGTGFNWIAPDHFRLVFLPEVPVLEDAIGRLKEFLSTYRQK, encoded by the coding sequence ATTATGATAATACCTCGTTCGGACAGAATGGCGGGAGTAAGCTACGCAATACGCGGTCCGGTTTTGGACAGGGCTTACGAATTGGAATCGCAGGGACATAAAGTCCTGAAACTGAATATCGGAAACCCCGGAGTTTTCGGATTTAACGCGGACAAAACGCTACTTAACGCGATGAAAGACAATTTGCTTGGCTTGGAAGGCGGGCAATCGTATTCGCATTCAAAAGGCGTGGAAGAAGTTCGCGCGACAATTGCCGAATATCACATAAAAAGAGGCGCGAAAAACCTTACAAGCAACGACGTTTATATCGGAAACGGCGCGAGCGAGCTTATAACTGCCTGTATGCAGGCGCTCCTAAACAGCGGCGACGAGGTGCTTTTGCCCGCGCCCGATTACCCGCTTTGGACGGCGGCGGTAAATTTACAGCGAGCAAAGGCAGTGCATTACATCTGCAACGAAGAAGACGATTGGAACCCCGACGTTTCGGACATTGAGGCGAGAATAACGTCCAAAACGCGGGCGATTGTAATAATAAATCCGAACAATCCGACGGGTGCAAATTACAGCGAAAAAGTGCTGAGAGAAATTGTCGGAATTGCAAGAAAATACGAATTGCTTATTTTTTCCGACGAAATTTACGACAGAATTTTGTATGACGGCGAAATTCATCACAGCATTGCCGAATTTGCGGGGGATCACCCTTGCTTTATTTTTAACGGGATTTCAAAAACGCATTTGGCTTGCGGATTTCGCGGCGGTTGGCTTGCGGTTTGCGGCGACAAAAGCGAATTGGGCGACTATTTGGACGGGCTTACGACTTTGCTTTCGATGCGGCTTTGTTCTAACGTTCCCGCGCAGTTTGCCTGCAAAGCGGCTTTGGAAGCGGACTATCAAATGGATAATTTTATAGTTCCCGGCGGCAGGCTTTACGAACAAAACACGGTCGCAACAAAACTTTTGAACGAAATAGACGGAATTTCGTGCGTAAAGGCGAAAGGCGCGTTGTATTTGTTCCCGAAAATTGATACAAAAAAATTTAACATAACAAGCGACAAGCAATTTGTTATGGATTTTTTAACGGAAAAAAAGGTACTTTTGGTAAACGGCACAGGTTTCAACTGGATAGCCCCCGACCATTTCAGGTTGGTATTTTTGCCCGAAGTTCCCGTTCTTGAAGACGCTATCGGTAGGCTGAAAGAGTTCCTTTCGACCTACCGACAGAAATGA
- a CDS encoding GNAT family N-acetyltransferase produces MEKFTQTIPDKTAEQIARIQREVLFEKSDVNSVKSLAESGVLFFVEFDEKQNVACFCSVKPILDEWEIYDLATVPEHRNRGMAKKIIGEILDFALKNGAKKVFLEVRESNNAAINLYSNLGFEKYLTRKNYYKNTQDGVLGAENAVCMRKVL; encoded by the coding sequence ATGGAAAAATTCACCCAAACCATTCCCGACAAAACAGCCGAGCAAATCGCTCGAATTCAGCGGGAGGTGTTGTTTGAAAAATCGGATGTTAATTCCGTTAAATCGCTTGCAGAAAGCGGGGTTTTGTTTTTTGTTGAATTCGACGAAAAGCAGAATGTTGCCTGTTTTTGTTCGGTTAAACCGATTTTGGACGAATGGGAAATTTACGATTTGGCGACTGTTCCCGAACATAGAAATCGCGGAATGGCGAAGAAAATTATTGGCGAAATTCTTGATTTTGCGCTTAAAAACGGGGCGAAAAAGGTGTTTTTGGAAGTTCGTGAAAGCAATAATGCGGCGATAAATTTATATTCAAATTTAGGTTTTGAGAAATATCTTACGCGTAAAAATTACTACAAAAACACCCAAGACGGTGTGCTTGGCGCAGAAAATGCCGTTTGTATGAGAAAAGTGTTGTGA
- a CDS encoding CotH kinase family protein: MRRFIKMLAAIWIIALSMTNFVGCSDDKNDDYDRDSGCNNHGRRDSLSGQLLILQAYGSSGDAAGASHSFVEIYNNSDSPINLSGITLFHADGIRGLPAREAGVDDNWRAIPLSGTIPAKTSFLILGARENTTGRLSINDNSGDINDPNFSLSNRAFKVALIRGTTPLTVQNPFTMDGNGSQIAVGFIDLLGTANNIDHATNPDNIFGYKGTPTRNSASEAVRRITLDGTDNNAADFESIRYAHGGVDDDELEHFRPKNREFGAWNPLTGGLIGYRGRAEGTLPVIFIDAYGAEIHGSATGIWTNMTFSLNDPNNPQNNIATIRNQEIRGRGNTTWGYPKQPFRIRFRNDTSMFGLAARRNWILLAEFQDPTFLTNAATLYLGREVFNLPYTNTHKHVHLYLDGEYWGVYLLTEHRQADPNGIGAPGRANVDFNNGGWFVQLDVGTDEPWFKTDNFNLPVNISAPSFSDNIDDPRYRFIIDDWAEFTDLLACQTFPENGWRDLVDINSLVDFIMVNEIVQNFEPNHPKSTFFYRRSRNDKISAGMLWDFDWGFGYVEGGGHIYFAGHRYIYFHQHSANAFWGRFFEDPVFVARYRARFTEKLTEILAVSDFIKSQGLAIRAGVKEDSKRWIMECGSGYWEGYDPDHARQVELMADWWIRRVNYLNARI, from the coding sequence ATGAGACGTTTTATTAAAATGTTGGCGGCGATATGGATTATCGCGTTAAGTATGACGAATTTTGTCGGTTGCTCGGACGACAAAAATGATGATTATGACCGTGATAGCGGATGCAATAATCACGGAAGACGGGACTCGCTTTCAGGGCAATTACTAATATTGCAGGCGTATGGCTCTTCGGGAGACGCGGCGGGTGCAAGCCATTCTTTTGTTGAAATTTACAACAACTCCGATTCACCGATAAACTTGAGCGGGATTACCTTGTTTCACGCGGACGGTATAAGAGGTTTGCCTGCAAGAGAAGCAGGGGTGGATGATAATTGGAGAGCAATCCCTTTGAGCGGAACAATTCCCGCAAAAACATCGTTCTTAATTTTAGGAGCAAGAGAAAACACAACAGGTCGCCTGTCAATAAATGATAATTCGGGCGATATTAACGACCCGAATTTCAGTTTGAGCAATCGGGCGTTTAAGGTCGCTCTTATCCGAGGCACAACTCCATTAACCGTGCAAAATCCGTTTACTATGGACGGCAACGGAAGCCAGATTGCCGTCGGTTTCATTGATTTGCTCGGAACAGCAAACAATATTGACCACGCAACAAATCCCGACAACATATTCGGATACAAAGGAACGCCAACGCGAAACTCCGCTTCGGAAGCCGTTCGCCGCATAACCCTCGACGGAACGGACAATAATGCCGCCGACTTTGAAAGCATTCGCTACGCTCACGGCGGAGTTGACGATGACGAATTAGAACATTTCCGTCCCAAAAATCGAGAATTCGGGGCGTGGAATCCATTAACAGGCGGACTTATCGGATATAGGGGCAGAGCAGAGGGAACTCTGCCTGTTATCTTTATTGACGCTTACGGCGCAGAAATCCACGGTAGCGCCACGGGAATTTGGACAAATATGACTTTTTCTTTGAACGACCCCAATAATCCGCAAAATAATATTGCCACTATCAGAAACCAAGAAATCAGAGGGCGCGGAAACACCACTTGGGGATATCCAAAACAGCCATTTCGGATAAGATTCAGAAACGACACGTCTATGTTCGGGCTTGCCGCACGTCGAAACTGGATATTGCTTGCGGAATTTCAAGACCCGACGTTTTTAACTAACGCGGCAACACTTTATCTCGGTCGCGAAGTTTTTAACCTGCCTTACACCAACACTCATAAACACGTTCATTTGTATTTGGATGGAGAATATTGGGGAGTTTACTTACTAACGGAACACAGACAAGCCGACCCCAACGGTATCGGCGCTCCGGGACGAGCAAATGTCGATTTTAATAACGGCGGTTGGTTTGTGCAATTAGATGTCGGCACAGATGAGCCGTGGTTTAAAACCGATAATTTCAACTTACCGGTGAATATTTCAGCGCCGTCGTTCAGCGATAATATTGACGACCCGCGCTATCGCTTCATAATAGACGACTGGGCTGAATTCACCGATTTACTTGCCTGTCAAACGTTTCCCGAAAACGGCTGGCGCGATTTGGTAGATATAAATAGTTTGGTAGATTTTATTATGGTAAACGAAATTGTTCAGAACTTTGAGCCGAATCATCCCAAAAGCACATTTTTTTATAGAAGAAGCAGAAATGATAAAATAAGCGCAGGTATGCTATGGGATTTTGATTGGGGATTTGGTTATGTAGAGGGTGGGGGGCACATATATTTTGCAGGACATCGTTATATTTATTTTCATCAACACTCAGCAAACGCTTTTTGGGGACGTTTTTTTGAAGATCCTGTTTTTGTAGCAAGATACAGAGCGCGTTTTACTGAAAAACTTACCGAAATACTTGCCGTCAGCGATTTTATAAAATCGCAAGGACTTGCAATCAGAGCAGGCGTTAAAGAAGATTCCAAAAGATGGATAATGGAATGCGGAAGCGGTTATTGGGAAGGATATGACCCAGACCACGCCCGACAAGTAGAACTTATGGCTGATTGGTGGATAAGGAGGGTAAATTATCTGAATGCACGAATTTAA